A DNA window from Allokutzneria albata contains the following coding sequences:
- a CDS encoding RNA polymerase sigma factor, whose product MTTATRLFAVTGRSVLVTEPPGDRELWLRAANGDRDAFGELFERHAEAVWNHAYRLTGSWATAEDLASNTFLTAWRKCAELVLVSESALPWLFTVAGNLARTESRRLRRFRRAVDRLPEPGDVRDHAEGVAERVDDDRRLREVLAAVAMLPRGEREAVQLCLLGELSFADAATALGIAESSVRARIFRARAKLRAVLPEGASR is encoded by the coding sequence ATGACGACTGCGACGAGGCTGTTCGCGGTGACGGGACGGAGCGTGCTGGTGACCGAACCCCCGGGTGACCGCGAGCTGTGGCTGCGCGCCGCCAACGGCGACCGCGACGCCTTCGGTGAGCTGTTCGAACGGCACGCCGAGGCCGTGTGGAACCACGCCTACCGGCTGACCGGCTCGTGGGCCACCGCCGAGGACCTGGCCTCGAACACGTTCCTGACCGCCTGGCGCAAGTGCGCGGAGCTGGTGCTGGTCTCCGAGAGCGCGCTGCCCTGGCTGTTCACCGTGGCGGGCAACCTGGCCAGGACGGAGTCCCGCAGACTGCGGCGCTTCCGGCGCGCGGTGGACCGGCTGCCCGAGCCGGGCGACGTGCGCGACCACGCCGAGGGCGTCGCCGAGCGGGTGGACGACGACCGCAGGCTGCGCGAGGTGCTGGCCGCCGTGGCCATGCTGCCCAGGGGGGAGCGCGAGGCCGTGCAGCTGTGCCTGCTCGGCGAACTGTCCTTCGCGGACGCCGCGACCGCGCTCGGCATCGCCGAGTCCAGCGTCCGCGCCCGCATCTTCCGCGCCAGAGCGAAACTGCGTGCCGTCCTCCCCGAG